The Fibrobacter sp. UWT2 sequence TCGCCAATGTGTATGTTGCCGAGCAACTGGGCATGGGCGCCAAGCATCACGCCGTTGCCGATTTTCGGGTGACGGTCGCCGACTTCGTTGCCGGTACCGCCGAGGGTCACACCGTGCAAGAAACTGACGTTGTTGCCGACGACAGCGGTTTCACCGATGACGATGTTTGTGGCGTGGTCAATCAAAAGACCGTAACCGATTTTGGCGGCCGGATGAATGTCCATGCCAAACTTGCGGCTAATGATGCTCTGGAGCATCTTGGCGGGGAAGGAACGACCTTCTTGCCAAAGGGCATGGGCGGCGCGATAAGCCTGCAGACCCTGGAAACCCTTGAAGAACAGAAGCGGTTCCAGAAAACTCGTGCAAGCCGGGTCGCGGAGGACTGTAGCGTACAAGTCCTTGCCAGCGCATGTGACCAGTTCCGGATACTTGAGGTAAAGAATGCCGAAAACCTTTTCAAGTTCGGCGCGGTCAATCACCTCGCCTGCAAGCTGACATGAAAGAGTGACCGAAAGCATCGCGGCAAAGTTCTTGCTGTTAAGAATTTGCTCCGTAATCATCAGCACCGAAAGCGGTTCGTCGTGAACCAGTTTTTCGGCTTCGCAGCGAATTTTGTGTTCTATCTCTTCGACGTTCATTTCTTTGCCTTGTCCTTCGAGTCTTCTTCTTCGTCATCCAAAGTGGGAATCACCTTGTTTTCGCGGCACAGGTTTTCTTCGCGGATTTTGAAGGTGAAGTCAACGAGGTTGTTTTCAAACATTTTCTGGTAGGGCTTTTTCTTCTGCACGCTTTCGAGCGCGCAGGTGCAGTAGTTGATGCGCTGTATCAAAGACTTTTCGCTGCCGGGAGTTCCCTTGCCAAAAACGCATTCGTGCATAATGGCGTATTCCATGGCGCGATCGTAGCGGTACTTGCACTTGTTTGGCATGTCGGGCTGGGCCGCCACGCGTTCGATAATGCCTTCGTTCGGAATGCTGGTGAACACACTACAAGTAATGAAACCTGCAATAAAGAATAGCAAGCATACGCCCAGGTTAATCAGGAATCGTTTGCCGCGGCCGAGCTTGTTGTAGCTGCGTTCTACAGCTTCGAAAGCTTGGGTGGCATGGAGTCGGACGTCATCTAAATCGTTGTTTTCCATTTAGTTGGTCTCCTGTAGTGTCCATATATCCGGTAGGAATCGGTAATTGTTTGCGTAGTCGAGCCCGTAACCTACCACGAATTCGTTTGCTATTTCAAAACCTACAAAATCTGCCGTGATGTCTACTTCGCGACGCTCCTGTTTGTTCAGTAAAACGCAGGTACGAACGTCTTGGACGCCCGCTTCCCGGAGCATTTCGCAAAGTCCGAGCAGTGTGGAACCTGTGTCGGCGATGTCATCGACCATCAGGATTTTTTTGCCCTGAAGGTTGATTCTTTCAAGACCCTGCACCTGGAGCTTGCCGCTCGATTCCATGGATTCGCCGTAGCTAGAGGCTTTGATGAAGGCGATTCTCTTTTGAGTCGCATTTATGCCTTGAACCTTGGCGAGTTCGCGAGTCAAGTCGGCGGTAAACATGTAGGCGCCGGTGAGTGCCGAAATCAGGATGTCGTAATCGTAAGCCGCAGCGATTTCACGGGCAAGCGTTGCCACCCGTTCATGAATCTCGGTTGCGTCAATCAGCGGTTTTTCGGACATCCTGTACATGCTTTACTCCTCAAGGAATTACGTTTCAAAGTTCAGCCAGCTGAACATGGGCTTGAGTGCCGCAATCTTGCTGGTCGGGTATTTCACGTATTCCTGGTATGCGGGGAACACCTTGTTTTCGAGGCTCGTCTTGTCGATGCCGAGGCCAAGCCAGTCGGCCACGGTAATGAGGCCCGTAATGTGCTTGACTGCAGCCGGGTCGAAACTTTCGAACACGGAATCAATCAGCTTTACGAGCTTGGCATGGAACATGCGACCTGTACCGCCGAACGAGAAGTGGGTATGCAATGCCTTTGCTTCTTCGATCAGGTCCTTGATTTCGTCGAAGACCTTTTGGTCGTCAGATTCCATGTAGGCGAGCGCCAGATGGTGAATCTTGGAGTTGATTTCGAGCGAAAGAATCTTGCGCATGGTGTCCGGCAGGGTATGGTCGAGGTCGGCCAGACTGTCGATTGAAAGGCCATGCGAAAGGGCGAAGTTTGAGAACGATTCCGTAATTTCGTTCAGGTACTTCTTAGTCGAAATCTGGTTGATGCGCTTGATGGAGTCGCTCATAAGGTTACGCATACGCACCACGTAGGCGGTGGGGTAGGTATCCTGCAGTTCCTGGGTACTCATGTTCGGGTTTTCGACGAACTTGAGACCGTTCTGTTCGTTTTCGCCATCGGCAACCACCAGGTTGATTCGGCCGAGCATGTCGGTAATGGCAAGCACCGTCGAAATGCGGCGCTCGTTGATGTACTTGTCGTAATACTCGGTGCGTACAAGCGTCTGACGTCTGCGAGAAGCAATCTTCGTGGCAACAATCTTCTTGTTCTTTTCCGAATCGTCTTCCAGGTTCAAGTGGAACATGGCGGCTTGTTCGGCCATTTCCTTCACGACCACCGGAACCTTTTCTTCGGCGTAGTTCGTAAACACTTCGGCGCCGTTCCACTTGTGTTCGTTACTCGTGGCACGGGCGAGAATGCTAATGACTTCGTTCTTGATATGGTGACCGTACGGCAGGAATGGTTCCAGAAGCTCCATGGCACGCAGTGCGTAACGCATGTTCTGCACCGGTTCCAGACCTTCGATGTCGTTGAAGAACCAGCCGCAGCTCGTAAAGCTGAACAGGCAGAACTTCTGGATTTCAAGCAGGCGGATAGCTTTCGCGCACATGTCCGGATCGTTCGGATCCTTGACGGTCTTGGCGAGGAACGCCTTGATGCGGGATTCGTCTTCGGGAGCGACCAGGACTTCCACAAAGTTGTTGCGGGCTTCCCACGGATCCACATCCGAAATCTTTTCGAATTCGCGGTAGAAGATGTCGTCGGCGAGCTTTTTCAGGTGGTTGAATGCGTCGCGCAGAGGACCGCGCCATTTCTGGTTCCAGCCCGGGCCGCCGCCTGTCGAGCATCCGCAATCGCGGTACCAGCGGCCAACACCGTGGGCGCAGCTCCAGGCGCAACCTTCACTGTAGAAATTCTTGAGCAATACTTCGTGCTGCGGCGGGAATTCTTCGAGGAACCAGCCGTAGTTTACCGGCACCATGTTATGGTCGGGAGCGTAGTGGTTGTAGAGCCAGGCGGCGCACATGTCGCCAAACGGTTCATGGTGACCGTAGCTTTCGCCATCGGTACCGATGCTTACCAGCTGCGGGTCGGTGCGCTTTTCGTCCCAGGCATCCCTGATGCGGTTGCCGAAGGTGCCTGCATCGCGCAGCAAGTGTTCAAAGCCCACGGCAGAAGAAAGCCACGGGTTGTAGAAGAATACATCCAGGTAGCCGTCGCAAACGAGTACGCCGTCTTTGTTGCGCGGGTAAATGCGGTACGGGCGAGTCGTGTCGATATCGGTGTTGCTGCAGCCGGTCCATTCGGTATCACCCAGCTTGCGGAACTTGTCGGCCTGCGTGGGTGAAAGAATCGTGTACTTGATACCGGCCTTGATGAGTTCCACCACCGTCTCGAAGTTGATGGCGGTTTCGGCGAGCCACATGGCTTCGGGCATGCGGCCAAAGTGGAACTTAAAATCTTCGATGCCCCAGCGGATCTGCGTCTTTTTGTCTTCGGCAGATGCGAGCGGCATAATGATGTGGTTGTACACCTGCGCAATGGCGTTACCATGACCATTTAGGCGTTCGGCGCTTCGCTTGTCGGCTTCTTGAATGCGCTTGTAGGTGTCGGGCGCGTTCGTGCGAATCCAACCCATGAGAGTCGGACCCATGTTGAAGCTCATAAAATCGTAGTTGTTGACAATATCGACAATACGTCCGTTCGGGCTCAAAATACGGCTGGCGGAATTCGGACTATAACATTCACTTGCAATACGGTCGTTCCAGTCGTGGAAAGGGCGTGCGCTCGGCTGATTCTCGATAACGCCCGTCCAAGGATTTTCACGAGGCGGCTGGTAAAAGTGACCGTGGATCGTAAAATAAAGGGGGTGCTTCTTTTCCATGTTAACAAATATAAAAAATAGTGAGCGGTAGGCAGTTGACAGTAGACAGAAGGACTCGCCTGAGCGAGTCCTTGTTTGTGGAAAATTGGGAATATTTTTTGCTTCGCCTACTTCACCCTGATTCTCTGCGCGTAGCCTGCGGTGCCGTTTTTGGCGCGTACGATGTAGTTGCCGCTGGCGATGCCTTCGAGGCTGAATTGCAGGGAACCTGCGGGCAGGTTGCCCTTGGCGAGGCTTGCTACTTTGTGTCCGAGCATGTCAAAGAGCGCGATGCTTGTGTGGCCTGCTTGCGGAATGGTGATGTTCAGGTTGTTGCCTTGCAGCGTGATGCTTAATTTATTTGAAATTCGGTTGAATGCGCTTGTGGTAACTTCGGCGATGTATTTGTCCCAGCCGGGCATGTTGTCGAGAGCGATAATGCGTTCGTCGTCCAGGTTTCGCTTCCACATGTCGGCAGGAGTCTTTTCCAAGAAGTTTCCGCTCCAGGTCTGGCTCCAAGTCATCCAGTAGCTCCAATAAGCCTTGTCTTCGGCAATGCTGTCGATGTCCGGAATAGCGCCGTTTTCGCTCAAGGCAATCATCTTGCTTGTGCCCACGTCGCTCACAATCTTGTTGTAGTAATTGGCGGCAGAGTTGTGGTCGTTCAGCGGGTCGTAAATGTCAACAGCGACAATGTCCACGTATTCATCGCCCGGGTACCAGGCTGCATTCAGTGCGCTGTAGTCGTAACCGAATTTCGGGTCGGTATTGATGTTCCAGACCCAAATCAAGTTGTTGAGCTTGTTGGTTTCGACCATGCGCTTGAATACCAAGCGGTACAGCTGTACATAGCATTCGGCGCTTGCGGTACCCCACCAGAACCAGCCACCGCTGGCCTCATGCAAGGGGCGCCATACGACGGCAATTCCCTTGTCTTGCAGTTGCTTGAAGTAGCCCGAGACAATGTCCACGTCGGCGACGATGTCCTTGTATTCCTGTGAGGTTTCATCAATTTCTTGGCACTTGTCGCCCTTGAAAGCCTTGGTGTAGTTAAAGCAGGTATTTGTGTTCGAAGTGCCCATGACGCCTTCGGTGCAGCCGGGGTTGTTAAAGCCTGCGGGAGTGCCCTGCGTGTAGAATACGGTGTCTTCGCCCACCTTCCAGTGCCAGGTATAAGTCGGAATGCCGCCCATTTTCCACAGGTCTTCGGTCATGAACAGGTTGTTTTCGGTGTAGCCCTTGAACCAGCCTTCTTCGTGGTGGCCGCCTGCGGCAAACAGCATGTCGAAGCCGCCAATAGCGGGGTAGTGGCCGCTACGCTTGTAGAATTCGGCGATGTCGGTCTGGCCCTTCCACGAGACTTCTTCGTCGCTGAACTTGCAAGAGTCTGCGGGCGTGCATTCGCCGGGGCCCAAGAGTTTCATGTCGCCATAATTGTAGTTGAAATTCTGGTCGCTAATCATCATGCCGCTAATGGTCTTTTTGCCGAAGTTCTCGCGCAGGAAACTATAGAGCTTCTGGGCGCTTTCGCTTGCGTTCGGCGTGACTGGTGCAGTTCCGATGTTGAATGTCGGGTCGGGGTGGCGTTCTATGGTAATGTAGTCCACGCCAAGAGCCTGGTTACCCACGGTAATTTTGTTTTCGCCGGCCTTCATTTTGGCCGATGCCGAAACCACGTAGCTCGAATCGCAGTTGCGCGGGGTGGTAAGCATGGAACCTACATCCACACCGTTGACCGCGATTTTAGAGGTGGTCCAGTCGTATTGCTTGATTAAAACCTTGGTGGTAATATCGTAGACGGCGGTTTCTTCAACCTTGACGGTGAACGTGATGCCGCTAGGGTCTGCGGTCTTTGCGTATTTTCCGCCCGAAAATTCGGCGCCTTCGGCAACGCTTGCGCCAGGCAAATCTTCGGCTTCGTACATGGTGGGGGCTGCAAAAGCAGACACCATAGAGAATGCGGACAGCGCCGCGAGTAATTTACATCCCATACAACACTCCTTAATTTATGCCTTAAATATACCTTCGAATGGCCGCGATTTTCATTTTGAAAGCAAAAAAGCGGAAAAGATGTTGTCTTTTCCGCAATAGCCTAAAAGGCGTTTTTTAGTGAAATTTGCTTATTTTAGCGTAATTTTGTGGTTTTGAGTCAAACTGTTCGCCTGGATACGCACTAGGTACGGTCCGCGGGCGAGGCGAGAAAGCGCAATCGTGCCGTTTTGGCTCATCTTTTTCGCGAGCACGCGGTTTCCTTGCAAATCATAAATCGAGACTTGTGCCGTTGAGGCGTTCAAGTTTACCTGCAAATCGCGACCGACAAGCTGGATTGTAGAGGCTGCTTTCTTGGCGGAGGCGATCACGGTCGTCTGCATTTCGTACTTGTTCCAGCCGGGCATGTCTTCGAGCGTCAATGTGTATTCGTTGTTCATGACGGTCTTCCAGCTTTCAGCATTGTTGTCGTTTGCCCAGCCTTCCATGGCGTAGTCACCGTACCACGGCATGAACCAACTCCAGTTGGCGCCATCGGCCTTCATTTCATCGGGGTAGGGCACGGAGCCGTTTTCAGATAGTGTGACGATTTTCTTGGCACCGTACGTATCCTTGACTTTTTCGAAAGAGCTAATGAGCGAGGCGTGATTTGATTCGCGCGGGTAGTAGTAATAGTCGCGACCCACCACGTCTACGTATTCGTCGCCGGGATACCAATCCAGTGCATCGGGCGCTTCGTCAGTGGTCCAAACCCAAATCAAGTTATGCAGACCTTTCTTGTTCACAAAGGTGTCGAACATGAGTTTGTACAGGGCTACGCAGGCTTTGGCGCCGTCGGTGCCCCACCAGAACCATTTGCCGCTTGCTTCGTGAAGCGGACGCCACAGCACGGCTACGCCTTCTTTCTGGAGCGTGAGCAGGGAATCGGCGATCATTTCCATGTCGCGCATAATGGCCTTGTATTCGTCGCTGTCGGTTTTCCACTTGCCGGTAGTGGTGTCGTAAGCGAGGCCGATGCTAAATTCGGTGTAGGGATCGTTTCCGCTCGATTGTGTGTAGAATGCTTCTACGGTGTGCATCGGGTCTTTCCAATGCCAGTTGAATTGCGGAATGCCACCCTTCTTCCATACGGTCTTTGCCATTTCTAAGGAAGCATGCGTGTAACCCTGATACCATTGTTGATCGGAATTCTTGCCGGAGGAATGCAAGAAGTCAAAACCGACGAGAACCACGTTCTTGCCGCTTGCCTTGTTGATGTAGCTGAGTTCGGTCTGGGTGTCAAAATCTTGCGGGGTGTATTTGCCGTCGTTTTCGAAGGGGCGTTCGGTCATCACGCCGCTAATGACTTTCTTGCCGAAGTTCGTGTACAAGAAGTTGTAGAGCTTCTGGGCGCTTTCGGTGGGCTCCGGAGTGACGGGCTTGGGGCTGATGTTCCAAGGTGTCGCTTCGAATTCGGTGATTTCGATATAGTCAATGCCGACCCATCCCCAGGAATGCGTAATCCCGATGGTGTTTTCACCTTTTTTCAGCTTGATTTTTCCTGCAGCTTTAAGCGTCGTGAATTCATCGGCAGAGCCGAAGGTGATTTGGCCGGCGGAGCTTCCGTTCAAAGTCAAATTTTGAGTCTTGTTGCCGCGATCGGTAGGGAGCTTGTAGTTCACATACAGCGTGTAGTAACCGTCGCTAGGCATGTCTACGGAGAACGCAAGATCGCCTTCACCCATTTCGACGTACTTGCCGCCCGAAGCGTTTGCGTCTGCAACGGTTTCAAGTTTGTGGTCGTCGGCGGGTACAGCGGCTTCGGCCTCAACGCGAATGGCTGCGGCCATGGAGTAGGTCGATAAAGCGAGTGCTGATGCGGTTAAAAAATGATAGGTGTTCATACAACCTCCGGTTCTTTTTAAAATAATTTAATTTTCCCGGTTTGAAAATTTTGTAGCCTAAAAAAAGTGTTCTGAAAAGAAGAATCCCCGCGGCAAACTTGCGTCGACCACGGGGATTCAGGAGTCATGAAGAGAAACTTACTTGATTAAGACCGGCTGAGTGGCAGCGAGGCCTGCGCCCTTGACGCGTACGATGTAGCGGCCCTTGGGCATATCGGCGAGGCTGAATGCGCTGGTGCCTGCGGCGAGGTTACCCTTGTAGAGCGTTGCCACGCGCTTGCCGTTCATGCCGAACACTTCGACAGCGACCATGCCAGCCTTGGCGGTGGTGAGCGAGACGGTCTTACCCGAGATGGCGAGCTTGGCGGAGGCGCTAGCCTTGGCGACTACCGGCTTGATGGCGGCAGGTGCGCCCGTTTCGTCGACGAGTTCAATCTTTGCGATATGACCCTTGCTCTGATCGGCGGCGGTGAAGAGTTCGGTCTTCTTGTCGAATGCGGAAATCACCTTGCCGTTGTCGGCGACGAGTTCATCGAAAATCACGGTTCCTTCGAAGCCTACTGCTGCAACCATGAGCGTTACAGAGAAGAGGTTGTCGAGGTCAATCGGATGTTCCACCTTGTCGTCGTCTTCGTACTTGGTAATGTCAAATTCGCAAGTAGCGGAGGCTCCGTCGTTGATCCAGCAGCCGGTGGAGGTAGACATTTCCCACGTCCAACCGTCATCTGCCATACCGTTGCGGACAAAGGCGAGACCAACCCAGATGCCATTGTCTGCACCGCCGGAACCGTTATTCGTAATCTTCAAGGAAACTGTCGTTGCGCCAGTGAGGTTCGGAACCTTTTTGAGTTCGATGTTTGCACCGCTGTCGTTCAAGGCAGTGTAGGTCACGGCCATCATCAGGTTCTTGTAGTCTTCAGGAGTAGCTTCGCCGGCACCGTACTTGGCATTTTCAGTCGAAGTCGGGCAAGCCTTTGTTGCAGAGGCTGCTTCGCTATAGTTGTCCCAACCCGGCATTTCGTCGAGCGTGATGATTCGTTCGTCGGCGAGGTTCTTCTGCCATACGCTTGCGGCGGTTTGGCTCACGTAGCCTGCAGACCAGGAATCATACCACGGCATCCACCAGCTCCACGGAGCATTTTCTGCGTACATGTTGTCGACATCGGGAATCGGGCCGTTTTCGCTGAGGGCGATAATCTTGTTGGTGCCGCCCTTGTTGGCAAAGTCGATGAATGCAGCGCTGTTGCTCTGGTGATCGTTTGCCTTGTTGTAAATGTCAACGCTAAGAACGTCGTAGTAGGTTTCGCCCGGAGTCCAGGAAAGCTTGGAGGCGTCTTGCGGGTTAAAGTCCCAAATCAAGTTGTTCACGCCGTTCTTGAACACCATGCGTTCGTAGAGCAACTGGTAGAGGGCGATAAACTGCTTGCCCGTATTGATGCTCCACCAGAACCAGTTTCCGCCGGATTCATGCAACGGGCGGAAGATGGCGGCAACGCCTTCTTTCTGGAGGTCCAAGAAAATCTGGGAAACGTGGTCGATATCTCCGACAATTGCCTTGTAAGCGGCAGAAGTCGTATCCCAAGTGGTGGATCCCTTGATGAATGCTTCGGAGAAGTCGAATTCGGTGTAGGTGTCATGTGCTCCCTTCACGTAGAATTCAACTTCGTCACCCGGGCGCCAGTGCCACGTGAAGGCCGGGATGCCGCCCTTCTTCCAGGTGGTTTTTGCGATATCGATAGCCTTTTCGGTGTACTGCTGGAACCAGCCTTCGTCCTTGTTGGCGCCGGTTGCGTTCATGAGGTCTGCACCGATGAGTGCCGGGTACTTGCCGCCGGCCTTGAAAACTGCTTGCACGTCTTCGTGCTGGGTGGCGTCGCCAATGGTGTAGGCATCCATGTTGCCGGTCATTACGCCAGAAATGGTCTTCTTGCCAAAGTTGTTGACCAAGAAGTTGTAAAGCTTGATTGCAGACGGGGTGGCGTTCTTGGTAACGGGAGCGTTGCAAAGGGTGAATGCCTTGGCTTCGAATTCCTTGACTTCGATGTAGTCAACATCGATCCAGCCCCAGCTATTGGTAATGGCGATCGTGTTTGCGCCTGCTGCAAGTGTAAGGACGGTTTCGACATCGACAAACTTGCCTTTGTCTGTAACCGGGAAGGAAACCTGAGAGGTAGTACTGCCGACACCGACATAGTTGATCTTGTCGCCACCGTAATTGTTCATGTAGTGGACCACTACGCTGTATTGGCCGGCTTTCTCGACGGTAACAGCGGGGAACGTGATGTCGCCGCCGTTCATCTTGACGTACTTGCCGCCCGATGCTTCGGTATTGGAGGCGACAGCTGCGTCTTTGGTGAGTGTTCCGTCTTCGGCTTCGTATTGAGCAGCGCTTGCGGATGCTGCTGCGGCAAGGCCGAATGCGAGAAGGGTTTTAGTAAATTCCATAACAGACTCCTATATTGTCGTCTTGGAAAATAGTTTTTAAAAAACGCAAATCAAAGAATATTTTGAATTGTGTTGAATAAATCGTTGGGTAATTCTCAACAAAAAAATCCGCCAAAATGGCGGATTTCGTAGATTGCAGTTTACAAAAAACTTGCGTTTTTATAACTCGATGCCCATTTTTTCGTGGAAACGGAAGCCAAAATTGAATGTGCGTTCTTCACCAGGCGGGATCACAATGAGACCACGGTGGTGATTCAATGCATCGGGTTCCGTTGTCATGGGCTCGATAGCGATGCTCATGCGGTCAGGCGGCGTATAAATCTGGATGGCATTGTACTGTTCAACGCCGGCCTTTTGCCAAATGTCAAGCGTGTAACGGTTGCTTTCGAGCAAAACGTGAGCGTTGTTGATAAAGTCAGAGCCTACGGCCTGCAGTTGGGTGACGTCTTTTTCGAGGCAGAAACAGTCGTTGATGAATTCGTCGTTAATCTTGCGGCCGGATTCAAAACGGGTGTCTTCCTTGTATTCTCCGGTAGGAATATCGGCTTTGTCCAAAAGCGCCAAAGAGCATTTGGGCAGCTTCAGGTTCAAATTGTCGATTTTTTCACCCAACATAAAGTAGGGGTGCCAACCTTCGGAATAAGGCATGTCGGTGTTGCCGATGTTTTTAACGGTCGAGGTGATCGAAACGCTTTCGCCCGAGAAGGTAATGGTGTTCGTAGCGCGGAAGGGGAACGGGAAACCAGCAAATGCGCCCGGCCAATCGCAGGTGAATATGGCGGTGCAGCTGTCGTTTTCGCTTTCAAAGGAATCAAATTCCCATTCCTTATCCTGCAAGAATCCGTGCAGGGCATGGGGAGCCCAGCTTACGTTGTTCACAAGTTCGTAGGTCTTGCCCTGCCAAGTGAACTTGGCGAAGGCCGTGCGTCCCGGGAAGGGCGAGAGTCTGCAGCCCGCATTCGTGTCGGGAGAAATCTTACGGAGGGTCGCTTCGTCCCTATAGCCGTAAAGCAAGTCAAGCATGGTGGAGGTTCGGGCGTTTTGCGTATTTTCTACAGGGACACGCCAGGCATTCAAGCCGCTGCCGAAACCGTTCAAGATTTCAATTTCGGCGCCGTCGTCGCGTTGTAATACAAAACAGGGAATGGTGCCCAGGGGGCGGAAAATAAGCTTGAATTGACTCATAGGTTAATAAATGTACAATAAATCGGCACGAAATGCCCCGTTGCAACAATCAAATAAGAAAATATTAGAATACAATGTGACGATTTTCATACTTCTTTAAGCTTGAAAGCCACTTTTACTATCTTTGCCCCTATGGATTCCCAGACGATTGTTGCGCCGATGACGCCCATGGGCGTGAGTGCCGTGGCGGCCCTCCGCGTGAGTGGCTCCCGTGTGCGTGATGTCGTCGAGGGTTTGTTTGGCTCTAAGGCTGCTAAGGGGCTGGTACCCCGTATGGCGAATCTCGGTACCGCCCGTGACCCTAAATCGGGCAAGGTGCTCGATAGCCTCCTGTACATTTATTTTGAATCGCCTAATTCCTATACCGGCGAAGATGTGCTGGAACTTTACCCCCACGGAAACCCGCTGATTGTCCGTGACCTGTTGCAGACAATTCGCAGCATCGATGGTGTGCGCCTGGCCGAACCCGGCGAATACACCCGCCGCGCCTTTTTGAACGGCAAGATGGACCTGACCCAGGCCGAATCCGTGGCCGATGTGATTCACAGTGCGAACCGCGCGGAATTGGAAAACGCCCACCGCCTTTTGTCGGGTGCGCTTTCCAAGAAGATTGCGACGCTTTCTGCGCAGGTCAAAGATATTTCGGCCCGCCTCGAACTCGACGTAGACTTTGCCGAAGAAGAGGCCGACCCTGATTTTGCCGGCTGGGAAACGCGGTTTGTTTCAATCCGTGAATCGATCCAGCAAATTTTGAATAGCTTCCGCGGAAAGGCCGCCTTGAGCAGGCTCCCGCTGGCGGTTCTTTATGGCGCCCCCAATGCGGGCAAGTCGAGTTTGGTGAATGCTCTTCTCGGCGAAGACCGTGTGCTCGTGAGCAATGTCCCCGGTACGACTCGAGACTTTGTCGAGGTGCGTCTCTTCTTGGAAGGCGGCGAAATTCGCCTGGTTGATACCGCAGGTATCGCCGACAAGGCCATGGACGAACTCGATGCGCTCAGCATGAAAAAGTCCCGCGAGATTTTGGAAGAGGCGGACCTTAAGATTTTAGTTGTTGATGGGTCAGACGAGAGCGATCCTGTTGTCCAGCCTGATTTTATTGTCCACTCCAAGTGCGACTTGACCTCTTGTCATCCTGAGCACGCGAAGCGTGTCGAAGGATCTCTCCGTATCTCCTCCAAGACGGGCGAGGGACTAGCTGAACTCAAGGGTGTCATGAACGCGGCCTTGTTCAAGAAAAACGAGAATCAAGAAGATCTTTGGATTACCAGTGAACGAGAAAAGGCTTGCCTTGAAGAGGCTCTCGCTGGAGTCAATCGCGTGCTCAACTTGCTTAAGACAAATCCGGCGGTGGAGCTGCTTGCTTTTGAAATGCAGCTGGTGCGTCGTGCATTGCAGAGTATAACGGGCGAAATTTCGTCCGAAGACATTTTACAATCTATTTTCGCGGGGTTCTGCATTGGAAAGTAGTTATATCGGAGCTTTGCTTGCCATTTTCATGTTCGGCTCCTACATGGTGCCTCTTAAAAAATGGCCGAATTATTCCAGCTGGGCGTACCTTTCAATGATGACCTTGGGCGCGCTTTTGAGTGCGCTTGCGGTTGCGTTCTATACGGGGACTTTTAATGTACACCCGGTGGGCGTGCTTTGCGGTTTGATGTGGGTCGTGGGTGGCGCTTTCTGTTTTTGGGCGGTGCAGGCCGAAGCTGACCTTGCGGGCGCAGGCGTGCGTTCCATGGGCGTGAGCATTCTGGCTTCGTTCCTGTCGGGCGTGCTCCTGTTCGGTGAAGAGTCCAAGTTCGTTCTTTCGATTCCTGCTATCGCTTGTTTTCTGATTGGCCTTTCGCGCCTTTCGCCGTCGCATGGCGGTTCCGTATTCAAGAACTGGCGCTCTCTTTTGGGAGGTCTCGCTTTTGGTACGTACCTGATTCCGTACAAGCTTGCGGTCCAGTCGGGTCTCTCGATGACCGATGTCGAATTCCTCTGCCCGTTTACGATTGGTCTTTTCTTCGGTAGTCAGGCACTGATTGCAGTGCTTGAAATCCGTCGCAAAAAAATGTTTGAATACAAACTTGTGCCGAGTCTCGTCACCGTTTTGATGGGCGTGCTCTGGATGGTTGGTATGCATGGCTGCTTCTGGGCCATTGACGTGAACGGTGCGCTCGGTTACGCCATCGGTTACCCGCTTACGCAGCTGAACTTGCTGGTAAACCTCGGCTGGGGCGTCTTTGTTTTC is a genomic window containing:
- a CDS encoding glycosyl hydrolase, whose protein sequence is MNTYHFLTASALALSTYSMAAAIRVEAEAAVPADDHKLETVADANASGGKYVEMGEGDLAFSVDMPSDGYYTLYVNYKLPTDRGNKTQNLTLNGSSAGQITFGSADEFTTLKAAGKIKLKKGENTIGITHSWGWVGIDYIEITEFEATPWNISPKPVTPEPTESAQKLYNFLYTNFGKKVISGVMTERPFENDGKYTPQDFDTQTELSYINKASGKNVVLVGFDFLHSSGKNSDQQWYQGYTHASLEMAKTVWKKGGIPQFNWHWKDPMHTVEAFYTQSSGNDPYTEFSIGLAYDTTTGKWKTDSDEYKAIMRDMEMIADSLLTLQKEGVAVLWRPLHEASGKWFWWGTDGAKACVALYKLMFDTFVNKKGLHNLIWVWTTDEAPDALDWYPGDEYVDVVGRDYYYYPRESNHASLISSFEKVKDTYGAKKIVTLSENGSVPYPDEMKADGANWSWFMPWYGDYAMEGWANDNNAESWKTVMNNEYTLTLEDMPGWNKYEMQTTVIASAKKAASTIQLVGRDLQVNLNASTAQVSIYDLQGNRVLAKKMSQNGTIALSRLARGPYLVRIQANSLTQNHKITLK
- a CDS encoding glycosyl hydrolase; protein product: MEFTKTLLAFGLAAAASASAAQYEAEDGTLTKDAAVASNTEASGGKYVKMNGGDITFPAVTVEKAGQYSVVVHYMNNYGGDKINYVGVGSTTSQVSFPVTDKGKFVDVETVLTLAAGANTIAITNSWGWIDVDYIEVKEFEAKAFTLCNAPVTKNATPSAIKLYNFLVNNFGKKTISGVMTGNMDAYTIGDATQHEDVQAVFKAGGKYPALIGADLMNATGANKDEGWFQQYTEKAIDIAKTTWKKGGIPAFTWHWRPGDEVEFYVKGAHDTYTEFDFSEAFIKGSTTWDTTSAAYKAIVGDIDHVSQIFLDLQKEGVAAIFRPLHESGGNWFWWSINTGKQFIALYQLLYERMVFKNGVNNLIWDFNPQDASKLSWTPGETYYDVLSVDIYNKANDHQSNSAAFIDFANKGGTNKIIALSENGPIPDVDNMYAENAPWSWWMPWYDSWSAGYVSQTAASVWQKNLADERIITLDEMPGWDNYSEAASATKACPTSTENAKYGAGEATPEDYKNLMMAVTYTALNDSGANIELKKVPNLTGATTVSLKITNNGSGGADNGIWVGLAFVRNGMADDGWTWEMSTSTGCWINDGASATCEFDITKYEDDDKVEHPIDLDNLFSVTLMVAAVGFEGTVIFDELVADNGKVISAFDKKTELFTAADQSKGHIAKIELVDETGAPAAIKPVVAKASASAKLAISGKTVSLTTAKAGMVAVEVFGMNGKRVATLYKGNLAAGTSAFSLADMPKGRYIVRVKGAGLAATQPVLIK
- a CDS encoding aldose 1-epimerase, yielding MSQFKLIFRPLGTIPCFVLQRDDGAEIEILNGFGSGLNAWRVPVENTQNARTSTMLDLLYGYRDEATLRKISPDTNAGCRLSPFPGRTAFAKFTWQGKTYELVNNVSWAPHALHGFLQDKEWEFDSFESENDSCTAIFTCDWPGAFAGFPFPFRATNTITFSGESVSITSTVKNIGNTDMPYSEGWHPYFMLGEKIDNLNLKLPKCSLALLDKADIPTGEYKEDTRFESGRKINDEFINDCFCLEKDVTQLQAVGSDFINNAHVLLESNRYTLDIWQKAGVEQYNAIQIYTPPDRMSIAIEPMTTEPDALNHHRGLIVIPPGEERTFNFGFRFHEKMGIEL
- the mnmE gene encoding tRNA uridine-5-carboxymethylaminomethyl(34) synthesis GTPase MnmE, with the protein product MDSQTIVAPMTPMGVSAVAALRVSGSRVRDVVEGLFGSKAAKGLVPRMANLGTARDPKSGKVLDSLLYIYFESPNSYTGEDVLELYPHGNPLIVRDLLQTIRSIDGVRLAEPGEYTRRAFLNGKMDLTQAESVADVIHSANRAELENAHRLLSGALSKKIATLSAQVKDISARLELDVDFAEEEADPDFAGWETRFVSIRESIQQILNSFRGKAALSRLPLAVLYGAPNAGKSSLVNALLGEDRVLVSNVPGTTRDFVEVRLFLEGGEIRLVDTAGIADKAMDELDALSMKKSREILEEADLKILVVDGSDESDPVVQPDFIVHSKCDLTSCHPEHAKRVEGSLRISSKTGEGLAELKGVMNAALFKKNENQEDLWITSEREKACLEEALAGVNRVLNLLKTNPAVELLAFEMQLVRRALQSITGEISSEDILQSIFAGFCIGK